Proteins from one Chloroflexota bacterium genomic window:
- a CDS encoding biotin-dependent carboxyltransferase family protein: MKVFEVIQPGPLTTVQDLGRFGYQQYGVPTSGALDNYAFRIGNLLVGNEEGASSLEITLLGCQLRTLQDIKVAITGADLAATINGKPAPAWESLLIKSGDVLSFPRLDSGCRAYLAISGGIDVPEVMKSASTYIKAGIGGLSGRPLRQGDTLKAHESTASAAVTRLPSEYIPAYENQITLRVILGPQDDFFTEEGICTFLNSEYTVTTQADRMGYRLEGPRIEHREEADIISDGIPLGAIQVPGDGLPIILLADRQTTGGYTKIATVISIDIPKVAQAKPGDKIKFQQVTEEQAVALLKKYEQQMATIKSILQA, translated from the coding sequence ATGAAAGTATTTGAAGTAATTCAGCCGGGGCCATTGACCACAGTGCAGGACCTCGGCCGATTCGGCTACCAGCAATACGGCGTGCCGACCTCGGGAGCGCTGGACAATTACGCCTTTCGCATCGGCAACCTCCTGGTCGGCAACGAGGAAGGGGCGTCTTCGCTGGAAATAACGCTGCTCGGCTGCCAGTTACGTACACTTCAGGATATAAAGGTCGCCATTACCGGGGCTGACCTGGCAGCGACGATAAACGGTAAGCCTGCTCCTGCCTGGGAAAGCCTGCTGATAAAAAGCGGCGATGTTCTTTCTTTCCCCCGATTAGACAGCGGTTGCCGGGCCTATCTAGCCATTTCCGGAGGTATCGATGTTCCCGAGGTGATGAAAAGCGCTTCCACTTATATCAAGGCCGGTATCGGCGGGTTAAGCGGCAGACCACTGCGCCAGGGAGATACTTTAAAAGCCCATGAAAGCACCGCTTCCGCGGCCGTAACTAGGCTTCCTTCCGAATACATACCGGCATATGAAAACCAGATTACCCTTCGGGTCATTTTAGGGCCCCAAGATGATTTTTTCACCGAGGAAGGTATCTGCACCTTTCTTAATTCTGAATACACTGTTACCACTCAGGCGGACCGCATGGGCTATCGCCTGGAAGGTCCCCGCATAGAGCACCGTGAGGAAGCCGATATTATATCCGACGGTATCCCGCTTGGCGCCATCCAGGTGCCCGGAGATGGATTGCCCATTATTTTACTCGCCGACCGGCAGACCACCGGCGGCTATACCAAAATCGCCACCGTCATCAGCATAGATATACCGAAAGTGGCGCAGGCAAAGCCGGGAGATAAAATAAAGTTTCAACAGGTAACCGAAGAACAAGCCGTTGCCTTGTTGAAAAAATACGAGCAGCAGATGGCAACGATCAAATCAATCCTGCAAGCCTGA
- the pxpB gene encoding 5-oxoprolinase subunit PxpB — MYEEPRFLSGGDRAIFVEFGDSIDPDVNQRVRNLKLAIERAGIPGVVESVPTYRSLLVYFEPLQVSAPKLRETVFNLLQSAIENELPKRRLIEIPTAYGGEFGPDLELVAQHNNLSAAEVVRIHSGTGYLIYMIGFMPGFPYLGGMSPKIATPRKTTPRLKLPAGSVGIAGNQTGIYPAESPGGWQIIGRTPLELFHPTREPPAILRAGDYLTFISVTPEEFTMIKETVRNGTYRLNEESID, encoded by the coding sequence ATATATGAAGAACCTCGGTTCCTCAGTGGCGGTGACCGAGCTATCTTTGTTGAATTTGGGGATAGCATTGACCCGGACGTTAACCAGCGCGTTAGAAACCTCAAGCTTGCCATAGAAAGGGCGGGAATTCCCGGAGTAGTAGAGTCCGTTCCCACATATCGCTCTCTCCTGGTGTACTTTGAACCTTTGCAGGTCAGCGCTCCCAAACTTCGGGAAACGGTATTCAACCTGCTCCAATCCGCAATTGAAAATGAATTACCGAAACGCAGGCTGATTGAGATACCGACCGCCTACGGGGGCGAGTTCGGCCCTGATTTAGAACTGGTCGCCCAGCACAACAATCTTAGCGCCGCCGAAGTTGTCCGGATACACAGCGGTACGGGTTATTTGATATATATGATTGGCTTCATGCCGGGATTTCCGTATCTTGGCGGTATGTCGCCAAAAATCGCCACGCCCCGAAAAACAACGCCGCGCCTGAAGCTACCGGCCGGCTCGGTTGGCATAGCCGGCAATCAGACCGGCATCTACCCGGCGGAAAGCCCCGGTGGCTGGCAAATCATCGGGAGGACACCGCTCGAGCTTTTTCACCCCACCCGGGAGCCACCCGCAATATTGCGAGCTGGTGATTACCTGACCTTTATCAGCGTTACCCCAGAAGAGTTCACCATGATAAAAGAAACGGTCCGAAACGGGACATATCGACTAAATGAGGAGTCGATAGATTAG
- a CDS encoding LamB/YcsF family protein has translation MDFNCDLGESYGSYKLGLDEQLMPYITSANIACGFHAGDPIWMQRTVGLAEKAGVAIGAHPGLPDLIGFGRREMKITPQEAKNYVKYQVGALQAFTKANRLQHVKPHGALYNMGVTDKAIARAIAEAVGEVDDKMILVGLSGSVWIEAGEEVGLKVAREVFADRALNPDGTLVPRSQPGSVIEDTEQVIAASLKMVLEQKATAIDGREIPIEADTICLHGDTPGAVELARKLRERMEEAGIQVISISKFL, from the coding sequence ATTGATTTCAACTGCGACCTCGGCGAGAGCTACGGTAGTTACAAGCTCGGCCTTGATGAACAGCTAATGCCTTACATTACCTCGGCCAATATTGCCTGTGGTTTCCATGCCGGCGACCCGATATGGATGCAAAGAACAGTTGGGCTGGCGGAAAAGGCCGGCGTGGCCATCGGGGCGCATCCCGGCCTTCCTGACCTTATCGGCTTCGGGCGCAGGGAGATGAAAATCACGCCGCAAGAAGCCAAAAATTACGTAAAGTATCAGGTCGGGGCGCTCCAGGCCTTCACCAAAGCAAACCGTTTACAACACGTGAAGCCGCATGGTGCACTGTACAACATGGGAGTGACCGATAAGGCAATCGCGAGGGCTATTGCCGAGGCGGTTGGCGAAGTTGACGATAAAATGATACTGGTTGGACTTTCCGGCTCGGTATGGATTGAAGCCGGCGAAGAGGTCGGCCTCAAGGTAGCGCGCGAGGTCTTTGCCGACCGCGCCTTAAATCCGGATGGGACCCTCGTGCCGAGAAGCCAGCCCGGGTCGGTTATCGAAGACACAGAACAGGTCATCGCCGCCAGTTTGAAAATGGTCCTGGAGCAAAAAGCCACGGCAATCGATGGCAGGGAAATTCCGATTGAAGCTGACACCATATGTCTGCACGGTGATACGCCGGGCGCCGTCGAACTGGCTCGAAAGCTAAGGGAACGGATGGAAGAGGCGGGGATTCAGGTCATATCAATAAGCAAGTTTCTCTGA
- a CDS encoding putative hydro-lyase, with translation MQSNIPRKVRRQIRQGNLLKPTCGLAPGFTQANLVVLPKEYAFDFLIFCQRNPKPCPVLEVLEPGKYEPTLTAPTADIRVDIPLYRVYQDGKLTAEVKDIKEYWNDELVSFLLGCSFTFETALIRAGISMRHIEEGKGKNVSMYVTNVPTTPAGIFQGPLVVSMRPIPRDKVVKAVQITSRYPGVHGAPVHIGEPERIGIADLSKPDWGDPSVFKENEVPVFWACGVTPQAVALKSKPTLMITHSPGHMFITDLRDEDLAVL, from the coding sequence ATGCAGAGTAATATCCCTCGGAAAGTAAGAAGACAAATCCGGCAGGGGAACCTGCTAAAGCCTACATGTGGACTGGCCCCCGGTTTTACGCAAGCGAACCTGGTAGTTTTGCCGAAGGAGTATGCCTTTGATTTCCTCATTTTCTGTCAGCGCAATCCCAAGCCCTGCCCTGTCCTGGAAGTGCTCGAACCTGGCAAATATGAACCGACCTTAACTGCGCCGACTGCTGATATCCGGGTGGATATTCCCCTCTACCGGGTCTATCAGGACGGTAAGCTCACTGCCGAAGTGAAAGATATTAAAGAATACTGGAACGATGAACTGGTCTCATTCCTGCTGGGATGCAGCTTCACCTTTGAAACCGCCCTGATAAGGGCAGGCATTTCAATGCGCCACATCGAAGAAGGTAAAGGTAAGAATGTATCTATGTATGTCACCAATGTGCCCACGACTCCTGCCGGAATATTCCAGGGGCCTCTGGTGGTGAGTATGCGTCCCATTCCCCGAGACAAGGTGGTGAAAGCGGTGCAGATTACCTCGCGGTATCCCGGGGTGCACGGCGCTCCGGTTCATATCGGCGAGCCGGAGAGAATCGGGATTGCCGACCTGTCGAAGCCGGACTGGGGTGACCCATCTGTCTTCAAAGAGAACGAGGTGCCCGTATTCTGGGCCTGCGGCGTGACGCCGCAGGCCGTGGCCTTAAAATCAAAGCCCACGCTGATGATTACCCACTCGCCGGGACATATGTTCATCACCGACCTGCGAGATGAGGACCTGGCAGTCCTGTAA
- a CDS encoding fumarylacetoacetate hydrolase family protein: MKIARFQWQGKATWGIVEGEDIYALEGDLYREFRKGAKLCQLGDIKLLAPVEPSITIACGMNYMDHIKELGWEVPKQPALFFKPLHTIVGPEDDVIYPKVSQNLCYEGELCCVIKRRAKDVAEEEALNYVLGYTCGNDFTTPDLSQLDGRLTRSKGFDTSGPLGPFLVTGLDSHNLKIKSRLNGKVQQDSNTGLMNFGVEKLVSYISAFMTLQPGDVVWTGTPGGGLCPVNVGDITEVEIEGIGTLRNKIAAP, from the coding sequence GTGAAAATCGCGCGATTTCAGTGGCAGGGCAAGGCGACCTGGGGGATTGTAGAGGGTGAAGACATTTATGCTCTTGAAGGCGACCTTTACCGGGAATTTAGGAAGGGAGCTAAATTGTGTCAACTGGGGGATATAAAACTTTTGGCCCCGGTAGAGCCCAGCATCACCATCGCCTGTGGTATGAACTACATGGACCATATTAAGGAACTGGGCTGGGAGGTTCCCAAGCAGCCGGCGCTGTTTTTCAAACCATTGCACACCATTGTTGGTCCGGAGGACGACGTAATATATCCCAAGGTGTCCCAGAACTTATGCTACGAGGGAGAGCTATGTTGCGTCATCAAGCGTCGAGCTAAAGATGTGGCGGAAGAAGAGGCGCTTAATTATGTCCTCGGCTACACCTGCGGCAACGACTTCACCACCCCCGACCTCAGCCAGTTGGATGGGCGACTGACCAGGTCCAAGGGCTTTGACACGTCAGGGCCGTTGGGCCCGTTTCTGGTAACCGGCCTTGACTCTCATAACCTGAAAATAAAAAGCCGGCTCAATGGTAAAGTCCAGCAGGACAGCAATACCGGGCTTATGAACTTCGGAGTAGAGAAGCTGGTCAGCTACATATCGGCCTTTATGACCCTGCAGCCTGGAGACGTGGTCTGGACGGGAACGCCAGGGGGAGGCTTGTGTCCGGTGAATGTTGGTGATATTACCGAAGTGGAGATAGAAGGTATCGGTACTCTCAGAAACAAGATAGCAGCGCCGTAG
- a CDS encoding DDE-type integrase/transposase/recombinase, with amino-acid sequence MENEIVCKNCGAEGVLKYGTYKGVQRYWCKVCQRKFKADDTLFHMKTPANQVSSALNSYYEGMSIKAIRRHLLQEHANAPSTATIYEWIQKYTQYATDSIEGYQPKKIGDTWIADETVLEIDGQNVWLWDIIDDKTRFLLATRISTSRTTRDAQMLYDKAVKTAGKEPQTVITDKLASYLDVRYGKDTEHIQSRPFALGDNTQKIERFHGTLKQRTKVMRGLKNIESAIDFVNGWLVHYNYLRPHDALDDKTPAEVAGIDFPYKNWADITRHKPTKPITVSHVKRGTMRLQKTQIGRPKKRIRITPKTPPISLKRVRLER; translated from the coding sequence ATGGAGAATGAAATAGTATGTAAAAACTGTGGTGCTGAAGGCGTGCTTAAATACGGCACATACAAAGGCGTTCAACGCTACTGGTGCAAAGTGTGCCAGCGTAAGTTCAAGGCTGATGATACCCTATTCCATATGAAGACGCCTGCCAATCAAGTATCATCGGCATTGAATTCATACTATGAGGGAATGAGTATCAAGGCTATCCGCAGGCACTTACTTCAAGAACACGCCAATGCACCTTCAACCGCCACGATTTACGAATGGATACAAAAATACACTCAATATGCTACGGACAGCATAGAGGGCTATCAGCCTAAAAAGATAGGCGATACTTGGATTGCCGATGAGACAGTTCTGGAGATAGACGGACAAAATGTTTGGCTGTGGGATATTATAGACGATAAAACACGCTTCTTGCTGGCAACCCGCATATCAACAAGCCGTACAACTAGAGATGCCCAGATGCTATACGACAAGGCGGTCAAAACGGCGGGCAAAGAACCACAGACTGTGATAACCGATAAGCTGGCTTCTTACCTAGACGTGCGCTACGGCAAAGATACCGAGCATATCCAGAGCAGACCATTTGCATTAGGGGATAACACGCAGAAGATAGAGCGATTTCACGGCACGCTGAAACAGCGTACAAAGGTAATGCGGGGATTGAAAAATATTGAAAGTGCCATAGACTTCGTTAATGGTTGGCTGGTGCATTACAACTATTTGAGACCACACGATGCTTTAGACGATAAGACCCCCGCAGAAGTGGCGGGGATAGATTTCCCCTATAAGAACTGGGCAGATATAACACGCCATAAGCCAACAAAGCCTATCACAGTATCGCACGTGAAACGTGGCACTATGAGGTTGCAAAAGACGCAGATAGGCAGACCCAAGAAGCGTATTAGGATAACTCCGAAGACACCGCCGATATCGTTAAAGAGGGTGAGGTTAGAGCGATGA